Proteins from a genomic interval of Candidatus Bathyarchaeum sp.:
- a CDS encoding class I SAM-dependent methyltransferase: MVYPKKAYFENYVFNVDEHVYETAEDTILIAEKLVVTKNDTVLDLGTGCGILAIVSAKTAKHVVAVDINPYAIKCAQKNAKTYGVTRKIDFLQGDLFQAIKNNQRFSLILFNSPYLPSEPGEENSWIGKAWAGGPDGRNVINRFITGVPDWLTEKGKVLLVQSSLSDPEKTIEMFNELKVQAKIVSEVKFPFETIVLIEAKRFVS, from the coding sequence ATGGTCTACCCAAAAAAAGCCTACTTTGAAAATTACGTTTTTAACGTTGACGAACATGTTTACGAAACCGCAGAGGACACCATTCTCATAGCCGAAAAATTAGTAGTAACCAAAAACGACACTGTTTTAGACCTAGGAACTGGCTGTGGAATCCTTGCAATAGTGTCAGCAAAAACAGCAAAACATGTCGTTGCAGTTGACATTAACCCGTATGCAATCAAATGTGCCCAAAAAAATGCAAAAACATATGGTGTGACTCGAAAAATCGATTTTCTTCAAGGTGACCTGTTTCAGGCAATCAAAAACAATCAACGTTTCAGCTTGATACTCTTTAATTCTCCGTATTTACCCTCTGAGCCCGGAGAAGAAAACAGCTGGATAGGCAAAGCATGGGCAGGAGGACCAGACGGAAGAAACGTCATTAACCGTTTCATAACTGGTGTTCCAGATTGGTTAACTGAAAAGGGCAAAGTTTTGCTTGTTCAATCCTCTCTTTCAGACCCTGAAAAAACTATTGAAATGTTTAATGAACTAAAGGTCCAAGCAAAGATAGTTTCTGAGGTCAAGTTTCCTTTTGAAACCATAGTTTTGATTGAAGCAAAACGGTTTGTTTCTTAG
- a CDS encoding dihydroorotate dehydrogenase electron transfer subunit translates to MQAHSHKCSHKSSIESANRMRTVELLEVKEENCTTKTLTFQDQICKLAEPGQFLMVWIPGVDEIPISLSGIRCDGVTSITVNAVGDATRVLNQKKKGEIIGIRGPFGKGFVPVKGNVMVIGGGTGLGPMMPLTEKLVETASKITVMSGVKCQDNLLFLDRIAKLLCDVNSETICTTEDGSYGFEGLVTSQLEKKLANEKVDMIYTCGPEPMMYHVFRLAEQYNVPVQASLERIMRCGIGLCGSCVIGEIRVCKDGPVLTSEQLRRIKDEFGKSRLDWTGKKVKQ, encoded by the coding sequence TTGCAGGCTCATTCACACAAGTGTTCCCACAAATCATCCATTGAATCCGCTAACCGGATGCGAACAGTAGAGTTATTGGAAGTCAAAGAAGAAAACTGCACAACAAAAACATTAACTTTTCAAGACCAAATTTGTAAATTAGCTGAGCCGGGTCAATTTTTGATGGTGTGGATACCCGGAGTCGATGAGATTCCCATTAGCTTGTCAGGAATACGTTGTGATGGAGTCACTTCAATAACCGTTAATGCAGTTGGAGACGCTACCCGTGTCCTTAACCAAAAAAAGAAAGGAGAAATAATTGGAATACGAGGACCGTTTGGTAAGGGTTTTGTTCCCGTAAAAGGTAACGTGATGGTTATCGGGGGTGGAACCGGTTTGGGTCCAATGATGCCTTTAACCGAAAAGCTTGTGGAGACTGCATCAAAAATAACAGTAATGAGCGGTGTAAAATGCCAAGATAACTTGCTGTTTTTGGACAGAATTGCCAAGCTTCTTTGTGATGTTAACTCAGAAACAATTTGCACCACAGAAGATGGGAGCTACGGCTTTGAAGGATTAGTAACCAGTCAACTAGAAAAAAAATTAGCTAATGAAAAAGTTGACATGATTTACACTTGTGGTCCGGAACCTATGATGTATCATGTTTTTCGTTTAGCAGAGCAGTACAATGTTCCGGTTCAAGCCAGTTTAGAACGCATAATGCGTTGCGGAATCGGATTATGTGGAAGCTGCGTAATCGGAGAAATTCGGGTCTGCAAAGACGGCCCAGTGTTAACCTCTGAACAATTACGCCGCATAAAAGATGAGTTCGGTAAATCCAGATTAGATTGGACCGGAAAAAAAGTCAAACAATAA